In Gimesia panareensis, the genomic window AGATTGTCAGCCGCTTCAAGCTGAATGATTCCCCGACCAATGTGGGGATGGAGCCGGTTTACTGGCAGGGACCTGACAGGGCGGCCCTGTTATTTAACGGGGGCTGGTTATGGGATTTGAAAACACTGAAAGGGGCAGCGCTGCCTGGGCTGCCGCCACCGGGGGGCGGGAAGGTGCATCGGATGGGCTTCTATCACGCGATTCCCGCGAACCTGTGCGGGGATGAAGCGGAGGAGCTGGTGTTGTGGGATCCGACGTCGACGGCGATTTATATTTATACGTCTCGCCCCTGGGAAGCAGCGGAGTATACGGGGTATCGGGCGGGGCCGCGGCAGTATAATCCGCGGCTGATGGATTGAAGGGGGGAGTTGCCACTGCATTTCACAGAGTGCTAGATCACTGTCGGACAAGCCGACAGTGGCACCCGGCGCGTTCTGTTGCGGGGCGGGATTCCTCTTTCTGAATGAGAGTCGTTGGTGGTTTTGCTCTGAATTGATCGATTGAGCTGAGACTTCCTGCTCGCTGCGCTCGGCCCGAATTGCATTCGGGCTCACCCATTCTTCAGTTCTCGCCAGATGAATTTCTACTTCTTCAGTGGAAAGCCGATGGCGTTTTCCGGGGCGAGGAAGACGGTGCCGTGGCGCATCTGTTTCGCGGGGAGGGTCATTTCCGGGGTGCGGTTGGTCCAGGTTTCCAGGTCGGCACTGGTAGCCAGGCAGTAGGAGAACCGGCTGCCGGGCGCGTCCCAGTAGAGATACCAGAGCCCGTTGTGCTTGAACAGGGAAGGGCCTTCGCCCATGGTATCGACAATCGAGGTGCCCGCGCCGACGATGGGCGGGCCGAGGGTGGTGCCGTAAGGACCCTGCATGTGTTTACTGAAGATGAGCCTTAAGTTTTTGCCTCCCTGGTCGGCAGGCATTTCGTTTTTGATGACCATGACCCAGCGGTCGTCGGCGGGATCGGGGGTATTTCGATCGTCTCGGGCGATGAAAGGGTCGATGACGCTGATTTCCGGCTGCGGACTATAGAAGAGTTTTGGTTTTGTGAAGGTTTTAAAATCACGGGTGCGGATGGCATAGGGCCGGTGGTCGTGGCCGTGCTGGTCCCGGCTGTGGTCCTGATCGTTGAGTTCTGTTTCGAGGGTGGTGCTCCAGAGGATCAGGTATTCCTGCTGCTCCGGATCCCAGTGGATTTCAGGGGCCCAGGTGTTTTTCGCGCCGTCGCTTGCCTGCCAGACGACAATTTTGCGGGGCGTGCTCCAGTGCAGCAGGTCTTTCGAAGAGGCATAGCCGATGCTGTGCGACTTCCAGCTGGTGGTCCAGACCATGTGGAACTTACCGTCGTGATAGACGATGGAGGGATCGCGGGTCAGGCTTTCTTCACCCCACTTCGGGGCGGGCATAACGACCTTGCCGTCGTTGAGCCAGTCGAAGTGCAGGCCATCGGTGCTAAAGGCGAGGTAGACGCCGGTTTCACCGTTTCCGAGGAAGTAGGGGAGCAGGAAGATCTGGCGGGAGGTGTTTTCGGGTTTGTCTGCTGCAGCGAGGGGGGAGAGGTTCGTCAGGAAACAGCAGAGTGTGAGAAACAGGATGCAGGGCGCTTGCGGATTCATGGGAGCGTCTCTTTTTGGTGGATCAGTTTGTGTTTTTATTAACTGAATTCAATGTTAACGGGTGTTTTGGTTCTGATCTACTATCGAAAGGGTGCCCCCGGATGTAATCCGGGGTTGTTGGAGACAACAGGAGGTTGCGGAGTTACGTTCTGTTGTGTAAGGACGTGCCTCACTTTCTTAATGGTGAGGTCGGTGACTTTGCTCTGGACTGATCGTTTTCGCAGGGACCTCTTGCTCGCTGCGCTCGGCCCGGATTACATCCGGGCTCACCCGATGTATTTCGTATCAAATCTGTTTGGGTGCCCCCGGATGTAATCCGGGGTTGTCGGAGACAACAGGAGGTTGCGGGAGCACTTGTTCTGTTGTGGGAGGGCGTGCCTCAGTTTTGGGAAGAGCGCGGTTGGTGCCTGAGTTCAGAATTTATCGTTTTCTCTGGGACCTCTTGCTCGCTTTGCTCGGCCCGGATTGCATCCGGGCTCACCCACTATATTTTCGAAAATCAAGTTGGGGTAGCATTTTCTTTTGTTAATATGAAGAGATGAACAAAAGAACCCGGTTTGATGATCGGCGATACGTCCATTTCATTACTTTTTCCTGTTATAAAAATCGTACCTACCTGGATCATGATGGAGCTAAACGTCGTGTTTTGGGAACGCTGAATCACGAACTGTTAAGACACAACGCAAATTATGCCTGATCATGTGCATGCCCTGGTCTGGTTTGACAGGATTGGTGAACTCAGTGCCTTCATACGAGACTGGAAACGAAGCTCCAGTCGCTCAATCAAATTGTTTTTGACTGATTCCAGTCAGTATGCAAAAAAATTTCCCAAGGAAGATCCACTCTGGAAAAAGCGATATTATTCCTTTGAGATTGAAACTGAAGCGAAAATCGAAGAGAAGCTTACTTACATGCACATGAACCCGGTGAAGAAAGGGTTTGTGGAAAATATCACCGAATGGCGCTGGAGTTCTGCAAGACATTTTGTGTCAGGCAAATCTGTCGGTGTTCCCATTGGATGGCCAGAGCTTTAATTTTTCCCCGGGTGACCCCGGATGCAATCCGGGGTTGTCGGAGACAACAGGATGTTGCGGGAGTTACGTTCTGTTGTGTAAGGACGTGCCTCACGTTCTAAATGGTGAGGTCGGTGACTTTGCTCTGAACTGATCGCTTTCGCCGGGACCTCTTGCTCGCTTTGCTCGGCCCGGATTGCATCCGGGCTCACCCTTTTATAAGGGAACTGTTTATTCTGTTGCGAGCAGTTCGTTGACCGTCTTAACGAGGTCTTCGATGTGGTAGGGTTTGGGGATGAAGCGGTCGACGCCGCGGTCGAGGGCCAGTTCGCGGTATTTGGGTTCGCTGTTGCCGGTGACCATGACGATCTTGGGGGTCCGGTGCCTGCTGTTGATGAGGATATTATCGAGCACCGCGAACCCGCTGCGGCGGGGCATGACCAGATCGAGCAGGACCAGGTCGGGGGCGTCGCGTTCGATTTTCATGAGGCCTTCGTTGCCATCATGGGCGACCATCACCTGGTAGCCTTCTGCTTCAATCGCCATTTGCAAAGGCTCGGTAAGGCCTTCATCATCGTCGATGATCAGGACTCGTTTTTGAGGAGAAGTGTTCATTAGCCTGACGTAAATTCCTGGTGTAGGCCGCGCTGAGGAAGTGTGCAGAAGGTATTATATCACCCCCGGTGGCGAAAATCCAATTATTAAGATCCAGCGGACGTGTGGCGCTCCCCAAACCGGAGCCGGTTCGATAAAATGGGCCGGTGCGCGCGTGGAATGCGCTGCCGCCGGTTCCGGGTGGAACTGGTATCGAAGTTTATTTATCCGTTTTTTCTTAAATCACGCAATGGGATAGTTTTGTGTCAGCGACGTCGGTAATCGGGTTACAGTGGGGCGATGAAGCCAAGGGCAAAATTGTTGATTTACTCTCCGAGCAGCACGAGATTGTGGTGCGATACCTGGGGGGCAATAATGCAGGCCACACAGTCAAATTTGACGGCAAGACCTATAAACTCTCCCTGCTGCCGGCCGGGGTGCTGAACCCGAACGTGACCTCCGTCATTACCGGCGGTGTGGTGATCAATCCCCAGGCGTTTTTGAAGGAAATGGCCTCGATCGTCGACCAGAACGGTCCGATTGAGCCGAGCCGGTTGCTGATCAGCGACCGGGCGCATGTGATCTTCCCGTATCATATGCAGGAAGAGAGCATTTTCGAAAAGAGCCGCAAGGACAAGGCGATCGGCACCACGATGCGGGGTATCGGAACCTGCTACCGGGACAAAGCGAGCCGCACGCATGCGATCCGGATGGGCGATCTGATGCGTCCGGACTTTTTCCGCAGCCGTCTGGAAGAGATCGTCGCTTACAAAAGCAAGATCTTCCAGGCCCTCGATCCCGAAGCGGAGCCGCTGAGTGTCGACGCGATTTTCGAAGAGTATTCCGGTTATGCTGAGACTCTGAAGCCACACGTGGTGGATACCAGTGCCTATCTGCTGAAAGCGGTCGCCGATCAGAAGAAGATTCTGTTCGAAGGTGCCCAGGGGAGTCTGCTGGATATCGATCACGGTACCTTTCCGTACGTGACCTCCTCTAACAGTTCGGGCTGTGGAATTCACAACGGGAGTGGGGTTTCCGAACGCTATATCAGCAAGATGATCGGCGTGGTGAAGGCTTATACGACGCGCGTGGGCGGCGGACCATTCGTGACCGAACTGCACGATGAGATCGGGCAGCGGATTCGCGATGTGGGAAATGAATATGGTACCGTCACCGGACGTCCGCGTCGGTGTGGCTGGTTTGATGCCGTGGCAACCCGTTACGGGGCGAATATCAGCGGCGTGGACTGCATTGCCGTCATGCTGCTGGATGTGCTGAGCGGCCTGGACGAACTGAAGGTGTGTGAAGCCTACGATGTGAACGGGACGCAGGTCACCGACTTCCCCAGCCACATTCTGGACCTGGAACAGGCGAAACCAGTGTATCGCTCGATTCCGGGTTGGAAGGAAGACATCACCGGCATCCGCAAGATGGAAGATCTGCCTGAGAATGCGATCGCGTATATCAAGGCGATCGAAGAAATCATCGGCAAGCCAGTGGAGATCGTTTCTGTCGGCCCGGACCGGGAACAGACGATTCTGCTGAAGTAGGCTGGATTCGTGGTTTACTCAGATGTTCCCGGGGGGTACCGGATGTAATCCGGTATTGCCGCAGGCAACAGGAGGTTGTGGAGCACGGTTTCTGTTGTGAGAGTTCGTCCCTCATCTTCTGCTGGGGAGAGGTTTCTTTGCACTGAATCGCTTGATTTCACTGAGACCTCCTGCTCGCTGTGCTCGGCCCGGATTGCATCCGGGGGCACCCCTTATTTCTTTTGATTGGGGATAGTTGCTCGATCACTGTTGGCAAGCCAACAGTGCCACCCGGCGCGGGTAACGACTTTTATTCAAGATAGATTTTCGCCAGTTTTTTTTGATCCGTTGTTGCCTGAATGATAGTTGGTTTTCCGCATTGCCGTTTCCTTTTCTTACACGGATGTCCCCGGCTTGCTTTTCTGTTATTCGGCCGTTTTTCTTCGGCGAGCACGGATTGCGAAAGCAGGTCGGTTAATGGCGCCCATTGCTGAGCATGGCAGGCAATTATCGTGACAGCCTGAGAAAACACACGAATCACTTTGATCGGACTGAGTTTTTTGAGATTCGTTCCCTGCTTATGCAACATGTCTTTTCCGACAAATAACGCAACCCAGATTCCGATCAGAGTCCAGTTTAATTCTGTGATGACATTTACAGGCGTCTGGCAACATAGCTTGCTGCGTTCACAGGATTGTTTTACTGAGCGGAAGAAAACCTCAATCCCCCATCTTTGACGATATAATTTACAGGCACATGCATCGGTCATTTCTAATTCGTTGCTCACCAGGTAGATCTTGTTCCTGCCATTATGGATCTGGAACAGACGCAGGACCAGCGGGCTTTGGTCTCGACGCTGCATAGAGTCGGGCCAGTAATAGACGAAGCCATCACGAATTTTCAACTGACCAAGTGATTTTAACAGGGTTACGTTCGAACCAACACGAAACAGGAAAGAATGCCCTGACTCCATGATGGCTGACCACAGCGGAGCACCTGTATATTGCGCATCCCCAACCAGTCGGACATTTTCTGGAAGGGATTCCAGCATTTCCCGGGCCGCAATTCGCTCACTGCCAGCTGCCCCCTGAATACACCAGCGAAACGGTAACCCACTGCCCAGATGCCAGAGCACGGTCGTTAACAGTTGAACGGTTAACGCCTTGGATTCATCGGCTTTTTTGCGGTATTTCGCCGACCTTCTATGATGGATCCCTGGTGCAAATTCACGCTGATTGGCTGCTGAGCGAGGCGCAGAGAACTTGGTGGCATCCACGGCCAGAGTGACTTTGCCTGCTGTGGTTCGATAGCCCTTCCATTGTCCCAGTTTTGAGGAAAGATGTTGAATCACCAGATCCACCAATGGCTGTCCGTAGTTCGCCAGAGCTTTCATCAGCCCTTGTCGTGTCACTGTCGTCGAAACCTGAAAGAGCTCACCGGCAACCGTGTAGGCCGTTTTTACCCTTTCGCCAAGTGTTCCTTTGGCAGTCCAGCCCATGCAGAGAATGGCAACCGCAGCCAACCAGCCCGGATCCAGAGAGGCATTGCCGTGACGTACCAGGGAAGACGTTTCGCAGGGAATCAGCCTGTCAAAAATCGCTTTCATTGACTGAATATTTATGCGAAGATGCTCGGTATCTTGATGCGGCATTCCAAGAGTCCTTTCTTGGCATGAGTGCAATTTGGTTAGCACCTGCATTAAACAACCTAACGGTTGTCCGCATCAAGATTTATTTAACTTACACAGAATCGTTACCCGCGTTGAGTGCCACCCGGCTGTTATGACGCAACTTTCCGGGTAGCCTCGAATGTAATTCGAGGTTGTCGTTAGGCAACAGGAGGTTGCGGTGCATGCTTTCTGATACAGGTGAGCTAACCTCATTTTCTGAAGGGGCAGGTTGGCGCCGTTCCTCTGAATCGATTGATTTCACTGGGACCTCCTGCTCGCTGCGCTCGGCCCGGATTGCATCCGGGGGCACCCCTTATTTCTTTTGATTAGGGATAGTTACTCGATCACTGTTGGCAAGCCAACAGTGCCACCCGGCGCGTGAGGCGATCGGTGTAACTGTTCTGAATGGATTGATTTCACTGGGACCTCCTGCTCGCTGTGCTCGGCCCGGATTGCATCCGGGCTCACCCTCACAATTGGAAGTCAAATCGGAACAGGTGGCGGATTTTTACCTTTTCCGGGTGGGGCCTCTGCTTATGATGGTTGATGGCAACCGGGTTTCTGTGCACTCGTCGCAGGGACCGAAGCCGGTCAGCAGGGGGCATACAGGACTGCATTCTACGATGGTGTTAGAAAGAAATGGGGTTGTACCATGGAAGGGGCTTTGGTGATTTTATTCTGGTTCAAACACTGTCGATCGAGCCGAAAGTGGCAAAAGGCAGCGTCAGGTGATGAATCGGATTTCGTTCAACGGCGCAGGCGAATCAAGACAAAATTGTGTCCAAATGTGGCCAGATTGTGTCCAGTTTTTGTCCCCATTGTGTCCAATTCTGTCCCCGATTTTGTCCAATTCTGGCCCCCCAAAAAGGGGAGAACATTTCGCACTGGTTCGAAATGTTCCCGTGGAAAGCGGGTGAAAATCGACGGTGATTCAGGTGCAACTGAGTCACTGGTTGGCGATGTTCCGGTGTATGACCACCCGCGATCCAGACTGGGAGAAAATACGATTCGGGAGGAGCGGATCAAGTACAGTCTGTGCAGTGAAAACCGGGAACGGTTATGCGACGACGACCCCTTTTTTGAGGATCAGGTTGGCATACAGGGCGGTTTCGCTGGTGGCGATGATGGCGTAGGCCTGGCGGGCGCGTTCGTAGAATTCGAAACGTTCGATTTTTTCCAGTTCCGGGGCGCGGTCATCGTGCTGGTGGATGAGTTCGCGGTAGGTCTGCCAGATGGGGGGCTCGGCTGCCTGATCATCGACGGGGTTCATCAGGCCGGCGGGCTGGTCGACGAAGGTGTCGAGGGGGAAGAAGCGGAGCATGGCGGCCAGGATTTCCGGAACGCCGTGACCGTCGAGACGGATGATGCGCTGGGCGTGGGAGTCGGCGGGAAAGTTACCGTCGGCGAGGACGATATCATCGCCGTGCCCCATTTTCATCAGAACGTACATCAGATCAGGAGAAATGACAGGAGGGATTCCTTTGAGCATGCGGTTCACCTTTGCGGTTGATGTTGTGGCTGGCTGATGTGAGTGAATGAACTGATTTTGACAACTCAAAAAGCAGAATCAAAGGGGCTGGCGAATGTGATTTCCATTATGCAGAAATTTTACGTCGAACGCGAGGATGGCTTGCTGGATATGCTGCTGTGATCCCGTTATGATGGCTTGAGTTCAAGCTGTGGGCTCGGCAGAGTGAACACCGCTTATACTCATCGGTAGCAAATTTTCAGGAGAAAGTCTGAAAAATCAATGAAAATTCACGAATATCAGGCCAAACAATTGTTTCGCGAAGCCGGGATTCCCGTACCTGAGGGGATCATAGCGAAGACCGTCGATGAAGCGGTGGCCGCATTTGAAAAACTGGATCGTCCGCTGGTGGTTGTGAAGTCACAAATCCACGCCGGGGGCCGCGGAAAAGGTCGTTTCAAAGAGCATCCGGAGCAGGCTGGTGTGGTGCTGGCGCGGTCTGCGGAGGAAGTTCGCGAGAACGCCGAACGCATGCTGGGCTCGACCCTGGTGACCATCCAGACCGGCGAAGAAGGAAAGCAGGTCAACACACTGTTCATCGAACAGGGACTGGATATCGCCAAAGAGCTGTATCTGGGTTGTGTGATCGACCGCGAAGCAGGCGGCCCGGTGATGATTCTCTCCACCGAAGGGGGGATGGAGATCGAAGTCGTCGCCGAAGAGTCCCCGGAAAAGATTCTGAGCGAGCCGTTTTCAATTCACACCGGCTTGCTCGGTTTCCAGGCCCGTAAGCTGGCATTCAAACTGGGAATGGAAGGCAAAACGGTTCGGCACGCAGAAAAGTTCTTCTGCCAGCTGAGCCGTTTTTTCATTGATAACGACTGCAGCATGACCGAAATCAACCCGCTGGTGATTACCGGCGAAGGTGAACTGGTTGCACTGGACGCCAAGGTGTCGTTCGACGATAACGCACTCTTCCGTCACAAAGCATTTGACGAACTGCGTGACCTGACTGAAGAAGATCCAGCAGAAGTCCAGGCGGGCGATGCGGGTCTGAGCTACGTCAAACTGGACGGCAACATCGGCTGTCTGGTGAACGGAGCCGGCCTGGCGATGAGCACGATGGACCTGATCAAACACCACGGCGGCGAGCCGGCCAACTTCCTGGATGTGGGCGGCGGAGCGAACGTGGATCAGGTGACCGAAGCGTTCCGGATCATTCTGGCAGATGAGAATGTGAAAGCGGTTCTGGTGAATATTTTCGGCGGGATCATGAAGTGTGATACGATCGTGACCGCGTTACTGGAAGCCTACGAAAAAGTCGGTTTCACGGTGCCCCTGGTCGTACGACTGGAAGGGACCAACGTGGAAGCTGCCCGGACGATGCTGGCAGAGAGTGGTCGGGATATCATTTCCGCGACGGACCTGACCGATGCCGCTCAGAAGGTTGTGGCCACTTTGAGTTCTTAGGACAGGCGGGCGACCTGTCTGTCAGGTCGCTGCTCGTGTGACGTGGTTGTTTTGCAAAAAGCGATCTTAGCCATCTTTTAATAAAACACATTTCCCGCAAGGGTGACAGATTATGAGTATTTTAGTTACTGAAAAGACACGCGTCATTTGCCAGGGGATCACCGGTAAATCCGGGCTGTTTCACAGCCAGCAGTGCCGGGAATATGGCACACCGCTGCTGGGGGGAGTGACTCCCGGCAAAGGGGGAACCGAGGTTGATGGTTTCCCGGTATTCAACACCGTCGAAGAGGCAGTCGAAAAGACCGGTGCTAATACCAGCCTGATTTTCGTGCCGCCTCCGTTCTGTGGCGAAGCGATCATGGAAGCCGCGGATGCCGGCATGGAACTGATCATCGCGATTACCGAAGGGGTGCCTGTGACCGATATGGTGCGGGTGATGGAATACCTGAAAGACAAACCGAGCCGGTTGATCGGCCCGAACTGCCCGGGTGTGATTACTCCCGGCATCGCCAAGATCGGCATCATGCCCGGTTACATTCATACGCCCGGTTCTGTGGGGCTGATCAGCAAGAGTGGTACGCTGACTTACGAAGCGGCCTGGCAGCTGGGGAACATCGGACTGGGACAGACTACGGCGATCGGCATTGGTGGTGACCCGATTATCGGGACGACCTTCATCGATCTGCTGGAGATGTTTGAAAATGATCCTGCGACAGAATCGATCATGATGATCGGGGAAATCGGGGGAACCGCTGAAATCGAAGCAGCGGAATACATCAAAGAGCATGTGACCAAACCTGTTGCCGGTTTCATCGCTGGTAAGACAGCGCCTCCCGGAAAACGGATGGGGCACGCTGGAGCGATTATCAGCGGCGGCAGTGGTACTGCGGATGAGAAGATTGCCGCCCTGGAAGCAGCCGGTGTCGTCGTGGCCGAAAGCCCGGCCGACATGGGTTCTGCCGTCAAGCGGGCCATTGAAGCAGCCGCTTAAGCGTCTGGAGAGACTGAAAAAAACAGGGCAACCGGTTGATTCCGGTTGCCCTGTTTTCGTTTAATCAACTTGAAGGGAGTGGCGGGCGACTATTTTTCGTCGTCGGCACAGACCCATCCGCCGAGAGAGGTTTCGTAATCGAGCAGCTCTTCGGGCTTGAAATAGATCGGGATTTCGCGGGCGGCGGCTTCGGGACCATCGCTGCCGTGGACAAGGTTCATCTGGCGGCTGACGCCGAAGTCACCCCGAATGGTGCCCGGGGCCGATTCGCGACCGTTGGTGGAACCCATCATGGAGCGGACGACGGAGATGGCTTCCGGGCCTTCTGCGGCGATGGCGATGACCGGGCCGGAGGTGATGAATTCTTCGAGCAGCGGGTAGAACGGTTTTTCCACATGTTCTGCGTAGTGTTCGGCTGAGAGTTCTTTGGTGACCTGCAGCAGTTTGAGGCCCACAATTTTGAGGCCTTTGTTCTCGAAGCGGGTCAGGATGGTACCGGCAAGCCGGCGCTGGACCGCATCGGGTTTAATCAGAATCAGCGTTCGTTCGAGAGCCATGTGGAGTTCTTTCTATCAAGTCGATGGTCTGTATGAAACGGAGGGAGTCTGTTTCCCTCGATGTACTCAATGTGTGTGTATTTTGGGAATATGTGTTTTCTGGCGGGGGATGTCTGGCTGGTACGGATTTTCCACGCCTGT contains:
- the sucC gene encoding ADP-forming succinate--CoA ligase subunit beta; the encoded protein is MKIHEYQAKQLFREAGIPVPEGIIAKTVDEAVAAFEKLDRPLVVVKSQIHAGGRGKGRFKEHPEQAGVVLARSAEEVRENAERMLGSTLVTIQTGEEGKQVNTLFIEQGLDIAKELYLGCVIDREAGGPVMILSTEGGMEIEVVAEESPEKILSEPFSIHTGLLGFQARKLAFKLGMEGKTVRHAEKFFCQLSRFFIDNDCSMTEINPLVITGEGELVALDAKVSFDDNALFRHKAFDELRDLTEEDPAEVQAGDAGLSYVKLDGNIGCLVNGAGLAMSTMDLIKHHGGEPANFLDVGGGANVDQVTEAFRIILADENVKAVLVNIFGGIMKCDTIVTALLEAYEKVGFTVPLVVRLEGTNVEAARTMLAESGRDIISATDLTDAAQKVVATLSS
- the ndk gene encoding nucleoside-diphosphate kinase, with translation MALERTLILIKPDAVQRRLAGTILTRFENKGLKIVGLKLLQVTKELSAEHYAEHVEKPFYPLLEEFITSGPVIAIAAEGPEAISVVRSMMGSTNGRESAPGTIRGDFGVSRQMNLVHGSDGPEAAAREIPIYFKPEELLDYETSLGGWVCADDEK
- a CDS encoding adenylosuccinate synthase; the encoded protein is MSATSVIGLQWGDEAKGKIVDLLSEQHEIVVRYLGGNNAGHTVKFDGKTYKLSLLPAGVLNPNVTSVITGGVVINPQAFLKEMASIVDQNGPIEPSRLLISDRAHVIFPYHMQEESIFEKSRKDKAIGTTMRGIGTCYRDKASRTHAIRMGDLMRPDFFRSRLEEIVAYKSKIFQALDPEAEPLSVDAIFEEYSGYAETLKPHVVDTSAYLLKAVADQKKILFEGAQGSLLDIDHGTFPYVTSSNSSGCGIHNGSGVSERYISKMIGVVKAYTTRVGGGPFVTELHDEIGQRIRDVGNEYGTVTGRPRRCGWFDAVATRYGANISGVDCIAVMLLDVLSGLDELKVCEAYDVNGTQVTDFPSHILDLEQAKPVYRSIPGWKEDITGIRKMEDLPENAIAYIKAIEEIIGKPVEIVSVGPDREQTILLK
- the sucD gene encoding succinate--CoA ligase subunit alpha is translated as MSILVTEKTRVICQGITGKSGLFHSQQCREYGTPLLGGVTPGKGGTEVDGFPVFNTVEEAVEKTGANTSLIFVPPPFCGEAIMEAADAGMELIIAITEGVPVTDMVRVMEYLKDKPSRLIGPNCPGVITPGIAKIGIMPGYIHTPGSVGLISKSGTLTYEAAWQLGNIGLGQTTAIGIGGDPIIGTTFIDLLEMFENDPATESIMMIGEIGGTAEIEAAEYIKEHVTKPVAGFIAGKTAPPGKRMGHAGAIISGGSGTADEKIAALEAAGVVVAESPADMGSAVKRAIEAAA
- a CDS encoding transposase, translating into MPHQDTEHLRINIQSMKAIFDRLIPCETSSLVRHGNASLDPGWLAAVAILCMGWTAKGTLGERVKTAYTVAGELFQVSTTVTRQGLMKALANYGQPLVDLVIQHLSSKLGQWKGYRTTAGKVTLAVDATKFSAPRSAANQREFAPGIHHRRSAKYRKKADESKALTVQLLTTVLWHLGSGLPFRWCIQGAAGSERIAAREMLESLPENVRLVGDAQYTGAPLWSAIMESGHSFLFRVGSNVTLLKSLGQLKIRDGFVYYWPDSMQRRDQSPLVLRLFQIHNGRNKIYLVSNELEMTDACACKLYRQRWGIEVFFRSVKQSCERSKLCCQTPVNVITELNWTLIGIWVALFVGKDMLHKQGTNLKKLSPIKVIRVFSQAVTIIACHAQQWAPLTDLLSQSVLAEEKRPNNRKASRGHPCKKRKRQCGKPTIIQATTDQKKLAKIYLE
- a CDS encoding RbsD/FucU family protein, with amino-acid sequence MLKGIPPVISPDLMYVLMKMGHGDDIVLADGNFPADSHAQRIIRLDGHGVPEILAAMLRFFPLDTFVDQPAGLMNPVDDQAAEPPIWQTYRELIHQHDDRAPELEKIERFEFYERARQAYAIIATSETALYANLILKKGVVVA
- a CDS encoding response regulator; translation: MNTSPQKRVLIIDDDEGLTEPLQMAIEAEGYQVMVAHDGNEGLMKIERDAPDLVLLDLVMPRRSGFAVLDNILINSRHRTPKIVMVTGNSEPKYRELALDRGVDRFIPKPYHIEDLVKTVNELLATE
- a CDS encoding glycoside hydrolase family 43 protein codes for the protein MNPQAPCILFLTLCCFLTNLSPLAAADKPENTSRQIFLLPYFLGNGETGVYLAFSTDGLHFDWLNDGKVVMPAPKWGEESLTRDPSIVYHDGKFHMVWTTSWKSHSIGYASSKDLLHWSTPRKIVVWQASDGAKNTWAPEIHWDPEQQEYLILWSTTLETELNDQDHSRDQHGHDHRPYAIRTRDFKTFTKPKLFYSPQPEISVIDPFIARDDRNTPDPADDRWVMVIKNEMPADQGGKNLRLIFSKHMQGPYGTTLGPPIVGAGTSIVDTMGEGPSLFKHNGLWYLYWDAPGSRFSYCLATSADLETWTNRTPEMTLPAKQMRHGTVFLAPENAIGFPLKK
- a CDS encoding REP-associated tyrosine transposase — translated: MPDHVHALVWFDRIGELSAFIRDWKRSSSRSIKLFLTDSSQYAKKFPKEDPLWKKRYYSFEIETEAKIEEKLTYMHMNPVKKGFVENITEWRWSSARHFVSGKSVGVPIGWPEL